In the Psychromicrobium lacuslunae genome, CCCGACGAAATCAATATTGGCAGCCAACACCTGGGACTCGGTGGAGAGATCGAAAGCGGCTTTGCGAACCAGCTGGGTCGAACGCGGCAGCACTGCACTGACCACTGTTTCGCCCGACTCATTGCTTGATAAGCCGAGCCAATCACCGGTGGCACAGGAGTGATTGGTTTTCACCAGCATTAGGCCTTGCGCAGTGATCACCTGCAGATGTTGCCGGTCCACCCGGACCACTCGGGCAGGCTCCAGATCGGGATAATCTTGAAATTGCTCGACAATTCTGCCGATAAAACCGTAAGAAATAAGCTCGTCAATTGACGAAGAATTCATCATAAACCTCGGGGGTTATGCCCCGAGTGGCTCGCTTTTTAGCGTCGCTCAGCAGTCGAGGCGGGAAGACAAAAACAGGATGAGTTTTTTGTGCCTGAGCACAGCAATAAATCATTCATGGTTATTGCCTCCCTTCCAGGCTCGTCGATCACTTGACAGAAACTATAGCGACAAATCTCTGAGCTTGCCATCCTCCGGCTTTTGTAACCACAGCTTTATTGCCACATCGACCAAGGCCACCCGGTTGAGCTTTGCCACCTCGCCCAGTGGAATCCAGGCAGCATGGGTGGTGGTGCCATTGACTTCGGCGGTCAGCTCGCCGCCTGTGATCGTTCCCTGGTAGAGGAATCGAAGGGATTGCAGCGGTAGCTCAGAGCCGTCCAAACGCTTCTCTGCTGGCCAGTAACCGACATCAACGCCGAGCATCCGATCAATCTGCGCATGGTAACCGGTCTCCTCAAAGACCTCACGAATCGCACCATCCACCGGATGCTCGCCCGGGTCCAGCCCACCACCGGGCATCGTCCAAGCTTGCTGGCCATGCTCAGACCAGTAGGCAAGTAAGATCTGTTCTTCACGAACGA is a window encoding:
- a CDS encoding NUDIX hydrolase; translation: MALSFETRPAAYAVIVREEQILLAYWSEHGQQAWTMPGGGLDPGEHPVDGAIREVFEETGYHAQIDRMLGVDVGYWPAEKRLDGSELPLQSLRFLYQGTITGGELTAEVNGTTTHAAWIPLGEVAKLNRVALVDVAIKLWLQKPEDGKLRDLSL